A region from the Rhizoctonia solani chromosome 13, complete sequence genome encodes:
- a CDS encoding GMC oxidoreductase, whose translation MKLLSSLPVITSIGVVVAEVSRRGISVNGADFASKNFDYVIIGGGTAGLTVAARLSEDPKTTVGVIETGEYLPDDPLINTPSSAFSIYGNAKYDWLFKTVPQANVNNRVLDLPRGKVLGGSSAINVMVFDRASKVEYDAWAKLGNPGWDWNGLLPNMKNAERFTGIDPFRANYTNADPTSIFPSQGRNGPVAGSYNNWYGDITVPFFKSMANLSIPTNFDPDSGNAYGVFNSATSVNRTTGKRSYAASTYYAYNSHRSNFIVLTGAQATKINFKDKNSDKSENVVATGVSFVHKSQTYTVKAKKEVILAAGAFQSPQLLELSGIGNATILKNYGIKPLVDLPGVGENYQDHIFATTTYELKPGSSFQDMDTLRNNATFAAAAAAQYNTTQDGILSYSGSIISFFNLEPLATSAEIANLTAQLDREIASEKLTPLEKASYKIQKEWLKEKVGLVEVIMNPGYAGSSAPKANTSYMSLVSAIQHPFSRGNIHINSSNPLVAPRIDPNYFSKSIDLQTLVQTVRFGHKLSKTEPLASLVVARQDPAPEVTSNSAIIEYVKANAASIHHPIGTAALAPREIGGVVDVDLKVYGTANVRVVDASVIPLHIGTHIQRTVYGIAEKAANIIKGQS comes from the exons ATGAAGTTGCTGTCTTCCTTGCCAGTGATTACTTCTATTGGTGTCGTCGTCGCCGAGGTTTCGCGCAGGGGCATATCCGTCAATGGAGCGGATTTTGCTTCCAAAAATTTTGATTACGTTATAATTGGAGGAGGAACAGCTGGGCTGACTGTGGCCGCGAG GCTTTCCGAAGACCCTAAAACGACGGTTGGAGTTATTGAGACGGGGGAATACTTGCCAGACGATCCTCTAATAAATACACCGT CGTCAGCCTTTTCCATTTACGGAAATGCTAAATACGACTGGTTATTCAAGACAGTTCCTCAAGCAAATGTGAACAATCGAGTCCTAGATTTGCCAAG AGGCAAAGTACTTGGAGGATCGAGTGCG ATCAATGTCATGGTTTTTGATCGTGCATCCAAAGTGGAATACGATG CGTGGGCAAAGCTGGGTAATCCAGGATGGGACTGGAATG GTTTACTCCCCAACATGAAAAATGCCGAGCGTTTCACAGGCATCGACCCATTCCGCGCGAATTACACCAACGCAGACCCAACCAGTATCTTTCCGTCTCAAGGGAGAAACGGCCCCGTGGCAGGAAGCTATAATA ATTGGTACGGTGACATCACGGTACCATTCTTCAAGTCCATGGCCAACTTGAGTATTCCTACGAATTTTGACCCT GATAGCGGTAATGCTTATGGAGTATTCAACTCTGCGACGAGTGTAAACCGCACCACTGGGAAGCGTTCTTATGCAGCGTCCACGTATTACGCGTACAATTCTCATAGGTCCAATTTTATTGTTCTAACTGGGGCTCAAGCTACAAAGATCAACTTCAAGGACAAAAACAGCGACAAATCTGAGAATGTGGTGGCCACCGGGGTCTCGTTTGTCCACAAATCACAGACTTATACGGTCAAGGCAAAAAAGGAAGTCATACTTGCGGCCG GCGCTTTCCAGTCTCCGCAACTCCTTGAGCTCAGTGGGATCGGTAACGCTACTATTCTCAAGAATTACGGAATCAAACCACTGGTTGATCTACCTGGAGTAGGCGAGAATTACCAAGACCACATATTTGCTACAACGACCTACGAGCTGAAACCCGGTAGCTCATTCCAGGATATGGATACTTTGAGAAACAACGCTACGTTTGCAGCTGCGGCTGCAGCCCAGTA CAATACAACTCAGGACGGGATACTGTCATATTCGGGCTCAATTATCTCCTTTTTTAACCTCGAGCCTTTGGCCACCTCTGCAGAGATAGCAAACTTGACTGCACAGCTAGACCGAGAAATCGCATCGGAGAAGCTGACCCCCCTCGAGAAGGCATCGTACAAGATCCAGAAAGAGTGGTTGAAGGAGAAAGTCGGTTTGGTTGAAGTTATCATGAACCCAG GCTACGCTGGCTCCAGTGCGCCGAAAGCCAACACTTCCTACATGTCCCTCGTTTCGGCTATCCAACATCCCTTCTCGCGCGGAAATATT CACATCAACAGCTCTAATCCATTGGTTGCTCCTCGAATTGATCCAAACTATTTTTCGAAATCGATTG ATTTGCAGACGCTGGTACAGACGGTCAGATTTGGTCACAAACTCTCGAAAACAGAGCCTTTGGCATCATTGGTAGTTGCTCGCCAAGACCCGGCGCCTGAAGTCACCTCGAATAGCGCCATTATTGAATATGTCAAGGCGAACGCCGCAAGCATTCATCACCCCATTG GTACCGCTGCTCTCGCTCCTAGAGAAATTGGCGGAGTGGTGGATGTCGATCTTAAAGTATATGGGACTGCGAACGTCCGAGTA GTGGATGCCAGCGTGATCCCTCTCCATATTGGCACTCATATTCAGAGAACTGTGTACGGGATTGCGGAAAAGGCGGCCAATATTATCAAGGGACAGTCTTAA
- a CDS encoding phosphatidate phosphatase PPAPDC1A, which produces MFGPFKNGGSKPRTRNMRLLFSYLPDWIVTCGLAAAFFALDKIDGFRREFSLTDTTIQHTYTVHERVPNWMLIAICFGIPVVIMPIANMLTVRSWWDWHLSMLGLVLGLATTGAVTQVVKVTVGRPRPDAIARCKPTAGSHDRAVFGLVTTDICTETDVYDEGRMEEFLFGAFVFPAVDSCTGADSFGSEFCRPRIPFILPRWETPSFDERGHTGKAWIALTPLTGALLTAISRTMDYRHHWQDVLVGSAVGLLFSYFAYRQYYPTLESPFSHKPYSPRIPKDDAYRDAVLPFTRSDDDHSNSGHGGAYRRFSLGKGSAAAGGGGASHAPMPVPTTMRARSMLMRTLPWRAVLKSDLGIRMMMRSPLGGMLVRPRLGGG; this is translated from the exons ATGTTCGGACCATTCAAGAATGGGGGGTCCAAACCCCGTACGAGAAACATGCGATTATTGTTTAGTTATTTGCCCGATTG GATCGTCACATGCGGTCTTGC CGCGGCCTTTTTCGCACTTGACAAAATAGACGGATTCCGTCGTGAATTCTCACTAACCGATACAAC AATTCAACACACATACACCGTGCACGAACGAGTTCCCAACTGGATGCTCATAGCCATATGCTTCGGCATTCCAGTCGTGATCATGCCGATCGCGAACATGCTGACGGTCCGGAGCTGGTGGGACTGGCACCTCTCCATGCTAGGCT TGGTCCTCGGACTGGCTACCACCGGCGCTGTTACCCAAGTCGTCAAG GTAACAGTCGGTCGCCCTCGCCCAGACGCAATCGCGCGTTGCAAGCCCACGGCAGGTTCACACGACCGTGCGGTCTTTGGGCTCGTCACGACGGACATATGCACCGAGACCGATGTATATGATGAAGGACGGATGGAGGAGTTTCTTTTCGGGGCATTCGTCTT CCCTGCTGTTGATTCGTGTACCGGAGCTGACTCATTTGGCAGTGAGTTTTGCCGGCCTAGGATTCCTTTCATTCTACCTCGCTGGGAAACTCCATCTTTTGATGAGCGCGGACATACAGGGAAAGCATGGATCGCATTAACACCTCTCACCGGGGCACTCTTGACTGCTATTTCGCGAACGATGGACTACCGAC ACCACTGGCAAGACGTTCTCGTAGGCTCAGCAGTCG GCCTACTGTTCTCGTACTTTGCCTACAGACAATACTACCCCACCCTCGAATCTCCCTTTTCGCATAAACCCTACTCGCCCCGCATCCCGAAAGACGACGCGTACAGAGACGCCGTGCTCCCATTCACGCGATCAGACGACGACCACTCGAACTCAGGCCACGGGGGAGCATACCGCCGGTTCTCGCTCGGCAAAGGCTCTGCCGCCGCCGGCGGTGGAGGAGCAAGTCACGCCCCTATGCCGGTGCCAACAACTATGCGGGCTCGCAGCATGCTCATGCGTACCCTCCCATGGCGAGCAGTTCTGAAGTCCGACTTGGGAATCCGGATGATGATGAGGTCACCATTGGGGGGAATGCTAGTCCGCCCAAGGTTGGGAGGCGGATGA
- a CDS encoding carbohydrate esterase family 10 protein produces MEGKMSLTTTMGVKLGPLVLGTLLKHYLERHNVTRDSKARNELLFDEAFIIVKAFMEESTKHTVEELQQFSNARIPSPPWVHCVRVLIPLECCDAAAPLLLQALGGPEAVGGSKWWQVRGVRGVDAQWVAVKRDWRDAEKRRKQDPMSPVTSPTNPPSRFNSMRFRRTSVPELRRSRTAAGTSTSANANANTNTGASRAGQTEGNGDEEKKGKRPSSAHGRRKDEGLVPPKRPATSGGRTPSYGSGDPKSASAPKFSDPTQGEEEAHYEPEMDDMRCMLYIHGGGYYFGSVDQQRFCVQRYARKMGGRVFAVNYRLAPQYPFPCALQDCLAAYLYLIRPPPGAEHLPVPPNMVIIAGGILISPWCDLTHSFPSVLVNNATDIIPPYGLSLHKPSTLWPPPSDELTAELRGRMTRKVREVVKRGKSKLGLGPTTNDSEIDLAKLVVEGSRKADETKRAAHHHHHPKWSWRKKDKGDQGAKGHLDAEAGSGSGGKGNGDATGARGNSVLAPPPGATLTPTLKKPELPDMTAEPASALPEEIPLPVSRATTPDPPHREKVPKRQPTVDPSKGPIEIEIDGQMRTVKSQIQFYAHDKEVLRDEIIYVQVWLDFSAHKAANPEKYPVKPETKEFLPSLKDIESKGYEPTKVHLQVYDETCHVLPLFSFTTPAKYCYRAIALFCKHVTGQNLGQATPTFPPTPVIPEATIARSPELEPTFLGTESNKPPISPISPISPPSSSGRRPSITSPMSLSFSPSLLRRHTTRRGAASADAQTPSSPHKATSPRSPAREPSDDIAGPRFNLDKNEPPTGVGTAGDPSVYKLQATGTSGFESPFKNNMIRERVSTAGVLRPLEPESKLDACKVPLEAIGVINAAAVKRYLEGQALWDAKFSGTLKSIAKTRLKNLELARKEGRKSMGALAGGLANGTLKDGEGGKEEADGSPSSSVTFLGSSNWSMSWALEGENPPPSSIVSRRDTAEARQLAICADRDLSNEETKMSGNNLWNIVVDFLSQNPDRNAKSSDPLAADQDLLAGDSSLGIHVQPPTPSSPVPPPIPTTPPSISKRMSSGFLKFMGKDPVSNTTSNGRRPLSLVIDSSRNPGLPVVEK; encoded by the exons ATGGAGGGCAAGATGTCCCTCACCACTACGATGGGAGTGAAGCTCGGTCCCTTAGTCCTCGGCACACTGCTCAAGCACTATCTCGAACGACACAACGTAACCCGCGACTCGAAAGCACGTAACGAGCTCTTATTCGACGAAGCCTTTATTATAGTCAAG GCCTTTATGGAAGAGTCCACCAAACACACCG TCGAGGAACTGCAGCAGTTTTCGAACGCGCGGATCCCGAGTCCGCCCTGGGTTCATTGCGTGCGAGTCCTGATTCCCCTCGAATGCTGCGACGCTGCCGCCCCACTCTTGTTACAAGCGCTTGGGGGACCAGAGGCTGTGGGCGGGAGTAAATGGTGGCAG GTCCGAGGCGTACGGGGCGTAGACGCCCAGTGGGTAGCTGTCAAACGAGACTGGCGAGACGCAGAAAAACGACGTAAACAAGATCCGATGTCCCCCGTTACATCACCCACCAACCCGCCTTCGAGGTTCAACTCGATGCGGTTTAGACGAACCAGTGTTCCCGAGTTGAGGCGGAGTCGGACCGCGGCCGGTACCAGCACCAGCGCCAATGCCAATGCCAACACTAATACGGGTGCAAGTCGGGCCGGTCAAACAGAAGGCAACGGCGACGAAGAGAAAAAAGGGAAACGACCGTCGTCTGCGCACGGGCGGAGAAAAGACGAAGGGCTTGTCCCGCCCAAGAGACCTGCTACCAGCGGAGGGAGGACACCCAGCTACGGAAGCGGT GACCCCAAGTCGGCCTCGGCGCCCAAGTTTAGTGATCCCACCCAGGGCGAGGAAGAAGCCCATTATGAACCCGAGATGGACGATATGCGATGTATGCT GTACATTCACGGAGGGGGATATTATTTTGGATCAGTC GACCAACAACGGTTCTGTGTCCAGCGGTACGCACGAAAAATGGGCGGTCGAGTTTTTGCAGTAAACTACCGTCTCGCACCTCAATATCCGTTCCCATGTGCCCTCCAGGACTGTCTAGCAGCCT ATCTGTACCTTATTAGACCACCTCCGGGTGCAGAACACTTGCCCGTCCCTCCCAACATGGTCATTATCGCAG GGGGGATCCTCATTTCCCCATGGTGCGACTTGACGCATAGTTTCCCGAGCGTCTTGGTCAATAACGCAACG GACATCATCCCACCCTACGGTCTTTCCCTGCACAAGCCATCCACACTCTGGCCACCCCCCTCGGACGAACTGACAGCCGAACTCCGGGGCCGAATGACGCGCAAAGTCCGAGAAGTCGTCAAGCGCGGGAAATCCAAACTCGGACTGGGCCCGACAACCAACGATTCCGAAATCGACTTGGCCAAGCTGGTGGTGGAGGGCAGTCGCAAGGCGGACGAGACCAAGCGCGCGgcgcaccaccaccaccatcctAAATGGAGCTGGCGGAAAAAGGACAAGGGCGACCAGGGCGCCAAGGGTCATTTGGATGCTGAGGCTGGGTCTGGGTCTGGGGGGAAAGGAAATGGGGATGCTACGGGAGCGAGGGGGAATTCGGTACTTGCTCCTCCGCCTGGCGCGACACTGACTCCGACGTTGAAAAAGCCCGAGTTGCCTGATATG ACTGCCGAACCTGCGTCTGCGCTGCCGGAAGAAATTCCGCTCCCTGTGTCGAGAGCCACGACGCCCGACCCACCTCACCGTGAAAAGGTGCCCAAGCGCCAACCGACCGTCGATCCGTCCAAGGGTCCGATCGAGATCGAGATTGATGGACAGATGAGGACGGTCAAGTCCCAGATTCAATTCTATGCACA CGACAAGGAGGTGTTGAGGGATGAGATTATCTATGTGCAAGTTTGGCTCGACTTTTC CGCGCACAAGGCGGCGAATCCTGAAAAGTACCCTGTCAAACCCGAGACGAAAGAATTCTTGCCCTCGTTGAAGGATATCGAGAGCAAGGGGTATGAGCCCACCAAGGTGCATTTACAGGTGTATGATG AAACGTGTCATGTTTTGCCGTTGTTCTCGTTTACGACTCCG GCCAAATACTGTTATCGAGCT ATCGCCCTGTTCTGCAAGCATGTTACAGGTCAAAACCTCGGTCAGGCTACACCTACCTTCCCACCTACACCTGTCATACCCGAAGCCACGATTGCCCGATCCCCAGAACTGGAACCCACGTTCCTTGGAACTGAATCAAATAAACCCCCGATCTCCCCTATATCCCCCATCAGCCCACCATCCAGCTCGGGCCGTCGACCGTCGATCACTTCTCCCATGTCTTTATCATTTTCGCCGTCTCTGCTTCGACGTCACACTACTCGACGGGGTGCTGCATCCGCTGATGCCCAGACGCCGTCCTCACCCCACAAGGCCACTTCTCCAAGGTCACCCGCTCGTGAGCCCTCGGACGATATTGCCGGACCGCGTTTCAATCTCGACAAGAACGAGCCCCCAACCGGAGTTGGGACCGCTGGCGATCCATCAGTCTATAAACTACAGGCGACGGGGACGTCCGGCTTCGAGTCTCCGTTCAAGAATAACATGATTCGCGAACGTGTCTCCACCGCCGGCGTACTCCGTCCGCTCGAGCCCGAGAGCAAACTCGATGCGTGCAAGGTCCCGCTAGAAGCTATCGGTGTGATCAATGCCGCAGCTGTGAAACGGTACTTGGAAGGCCAAGCGTTGTGGGACGCCAAGTTTTCAGGCACTTTGAAGAGTATTGCCAAAACACGCTTGAAGAACTTGGAGCTTGCGAGAAAAGAAGGGAGGAAGAGTATGGGCGCATTGGCGGGTGGACTTGCGAATGGGACATTGAAGGATGGAGAAGGTGGaaaggaagaagcggacggGAGTCCATCGAGTAGCGTAACGTTCTTGGGGTCTTCCAATTGGAGCATGAGCTGGGCTCTGGAGGGTGAGAATCCTCCGCCGAGTTCAATTGTAAGCAGGAGAGATACAGCAGAGGCGAGACA GCTGGCGATTTGTGCGGATCGAGATTTGAGTAATGAAGAGACCAAGATGAGCGGGAATAACTTGTGGAATATTGTCGTTG ATTTCTTGTCCCAGAATCCAGACCGGAATGCAAAGTCCTCGGACCCGTTGGCGGCAGATCAGGACCTGTTGGCTGGTGATAGTTCCCTCGGTATTCATGTCCAACCTCCAACCCCCTCGTCTCCCGTTCCTCCTCCCATACCAACCACTCCACCATCCATATCCAAGCGCATGTCTTCAGGGTTCCTGAAGTTTATGGGTAAAGATCCCGTATCCAATACGACCTCGAATGGTAGACGGCCCTTGTCATTGGTGATTGATTCATCTCGCAATCCAGGACTTCCTGTCGTGGAGAAATGA
- a CDS encoding Retrotransposon-derived protein PEG10 — translation MEPEPSPAALLKAITALTATVGSLQDQIRAQSQQITKLRAICKETADLLGDKDQGAPQTKPGPSTGPITPPTHTGGEVHTPGTVRPGLKAPFRPSRGTGYDSEEEEEPRQAPKKEPRGTPRSLSSLTPFDSGSSIKQPKMDLPDPYKGDSRGRKATQWLDRMLLWVALHRDQFDEEEQMVVWILYHMTDKAADWALPLIGTIIKGEGNPPTTIPALTAKFKEAFDDPDAKRAAARKIAALSQTTTTSEYVTEFRNLMAELDWNEEAYIAQFTRGLHWKVKELLSTKDSVPDELEAIFAASIKIDNIRRENKENRPKKVPAKSPVTATTSSTTTTRVRLSEDPNYVTPEERDCRRALGLCVKCGQKGHGIKQCPNGWKATIKEVAKVAEDESGKD, via the coding sequence atggaaccagagccgtcccctgccgctctcctcaaggctatcacagccctcacagccacagtcgggtccctacaggaccaaatccgcgcccaaagccagcaaATCACCAAgcttagggccatatgcaaggaaacagcggacctccttggggacaaggatcaaggagccccccaaaccaagcctggcccatcgactgggcctatcacccctcctacacATACAGGGGGGGAagtccacactccaggcacggttaggcctggactcaaggccccgttcCGCCCCTCTAGAGGAACGGGTTAtgactcagaagaggaggaggaacccAGGCAAGCACCAAAGAAAGAGCCTCGCggaacgcctaggagccTAAGCTctcttaccccctttgactcagggtccagcatCAAGCAGCCCAAAATGGACCTCCCtgacccatacaagggagattccaggggaagaaaagcaacccagtggctagatcGCATGCTACTTTGGGTTGCGCTTCATCGAGACCAattcgatgaagaagagcagatggttgtgtggatactataccacatgacagacaaggcagccgactgggcactccccctcatagggactatcatcaagggcgaggggaacccccctaccaccatcccggccttaacggccaaattcaaagaggctTTCGATGACCCAGACGCCAAGCGGGCCGCtgccagaaaaattgcggcgctctcccaaaccaccacaaCCTCCGAGTatgtcacggagttccgcaaccttatggcggaattagactggaatgaggaggcctatattgcgcagttcacacgaggcctccactggaaggtcaaggagttgctatcaaccaaggatagcgTCCCCGATGAACTTGAGGCCATTTTTGCGGCGTCtattaaaattgacaacatccgccgcgaaaacaaggagaatcgccccaaaaaggttcctgccaagtccccagTTACCGCaaccacctcctccaccactacaacaagggtccgcctatccgaggaccccaattacgttaccccggaggaaagggattgcCGCCGCGCATTGGgtctttgtgtcaagtgcggccaaaagggacatggcatcaaacagtgccccaatggctggaaggcaacgatcaaggaggttgccaaggtagctgaggatgaatcgggaaaagattga
- a CDS encoding Reverse transcriptase (RNA-dependent DNA polymerase) yields the protein MLDGTISQTGRIWHQVNLTVSANGHPHSIPFLVCPIGNTPAILGMTWLIQESPLIDWALGTVTFPDQVQIASEEEADPNPLVELPTQYHKFAKVFGEEEFKVLPPHREYDISIDLVPDAKLTPGPIYGMTDAESKALKQHIDEELATGKIRPSTSLAGAPVMFVKKADGSLRLVVDYRKLNDVTHKNVYPLPRQDDLMAKLRHAKLFTKLDLRWGYNNVRVKEGDEWKTAFRTKYGLFEYLVMPFGLTNAPAAFQHFMNNLFRDLIDVTVVIYLDDILIFSENPEEHPPMYKKSYPD from the coding sequence atgttagatggtacaatctcccagactggtcgcatttggcaccaggttaaTCTcacggtctcggccaatggccatccccactccattcctttcctagtctgccccataggcaataCCCCCGCAATTTTGGGTATGACCTGGCTCATCCAAGAATCACCACTCATTGACTGGGCCCTAGGGACTGTCACATTCCCCGATCAGGTGCAAATCGCatcggaagaagaagcagaccccaATCCCTTGGTGGAACTACCCACACAGTACCACAAATTTGCCAAGGtgtttggggaagaagaatttaaggtgcTTCCCCCACATCGGGAATATGATATCTCCATTGATCTGGTCCCTGATGCTAAATTAAcccctggccccatatatggcatgactgatgcggaATCGAAGGCCCTCAAACAGCACATTGATGAGGAGTTAGCCACAGgaaagatccgccccagtacctCTTTGGCcggcgccccagtcatgtttgtcaaaaaggcggATGGTTCCCTCAgactggttgtggattatagaaAACTCAATGACGTCACCCacaagaacgtctacccactACCAAGGCAAGACgatctcatggccaaattaaGACATGCCAAGTTGTTTACCAAACTGGACTTAcgttggggttacaataatgtccgagtcaaggaaggagatgaatggaaaacggctttTAGGACTAAATATGGGCTCTTCGAATACCTAgtaatgccctttggtcttacAAATGCCCCGGCCgctttccaacatttcatgaacaacctattcagggaccttattgacgtcacagtggtcatCTATTTGGACGACATCCTGATCTTTTCGGAGAATCCAGAAGAGCACCCGCCCATGTACAAGAAGTCCTATCCAGACTAA
- a CDS encoding Retrotransposable element Tf2 protein → MDQKKIEAVTSWPQPKTVKQHGRASPPQPHQEGNPWSWGKLEEDVFQELKALVTRSPVLIHSNPKLPYYLETDASGVAMGAILSQRGEDNRLHPIAYMSKSFSGAEANYDTHDKELLAIIKALEEWRIFLEATDKPIQVFTDHRNLEYWMQARTFNRRHAQWRIFLSDFNFEIHYRPGKQSGKPDALSRRSDYSDMTPEPEVMLPAEVFANTSEEELEIVTEIRAKLREDPSLDPIIQFLTEDADNAPPSIRKAYKDYDWEEDLLWYRGKLVVPDSETLKERLLKEFHNSPLAGHPGQQRTLELLSRNYWWPGMKSSAKEWVECCPTCQANRRAHAPVIALKPLEVPPFPFHTISYDFITGFPKSNGHDAILVVINSFSKFGHFIPTSKKVTAKGLADLFITHVWKLHGLPVKTISDWGTTFTGKFLRALYQRLGVRPAFSSAYHPESDGQTERVNQFIEFYLRSYVAANHSDWAAWLPLAEYAYNNAKHAATGKSPFELVYGQNPVMNPSNVPANVPEADAVADTLAREWKEAESALRMSKERMTRSQGVIPEFSIGKKVWLDGKNVDLRTNSNKLDPKRLGPFKVTEKISSHAYRLELPETLKIHDVFYVGLLSKSHKSPSQPFPERPPPETIEGEEEYKVEQIIDSKRQRGKWFYLIKWKGYGPEDNSWEPEELLEHSQEEIKRFNQARLRKACDAAKSL, encoded by the exons atggatcagaaaaAGATTGAGGCGGTCACATCATGGCCTCAGCCCAagacagtcaaacag CACGGTCGCGCGtcccctccacaacctcaccaagaaggaaacccctggtcatggggtaaatTGGAAGAAGACGTGTTTCAGGAATTAAAAGCCCTCGTCACCAGATCCCCGGTCCTCATTCACTCCAACCCCAAACTACCCtattaccttgaaacagacgcatcaggagtagccatgggggCCATACTGAGCCAACGAGGGGAGGATAACCGACTTCATCCAATTGCatacatgtccaagtccttctcgGGTGCTGAAGCTAACTATGATACGCATGACAAAGAACTACTAGCTATCATTAAGGcattagaggaatggcgAATCTTCCTAgaggcaacggacaaaccaatccaggtcttcacagatcatagaaacctggagtattggatgcaggcacggacttTTAACAGAAGGCACGCGCAATGGCGAATcttcctgagcgacttcaactTCGAGATCCACTATCGtccagggaaacaatcaggaaaaccggATGCTCTCTCCAGAAGATCGGATTACAGTGATATGACACCAGAGCCAGAAGTCATGTTGCctgcagaagtctttgccaacacgtcagaagaggaactggaaattgtcacagagATCCGCGCCAAGCTTAGGGAAGACCCATCCCTTGATCccattatccaattcctcacagaagatgcggacaaCGCTCCACCTTCAATTCGTAAGGCATACAaagattatgactgggaagaagacctcctCTGGTACCGCGGtaaactagttgtcccagactcggaAACCCTGAAGGAACGACTACTcaaggaattccacaactcacccctggcaGGGCACCCTGGACAGCAAAGAACCCTGGAGCTCCTaagccgcaactactggtggccgggtatgaagtcatccgccaaggaatgggtagaatgttgtcctacctgccaagccaatcgcCGCGCTCACGCCCCTGTCATtgccctgaaacccttagaagttccccccttcccgttccacacaatttcctacgacttcatcacaggatttCCCAAGTCTAACGGGCACGACGCAATCTTGGTAGTAATcaactccttctccaagtttggacaTTTTATCCCAACTTCCAAAAAGGTCACCGCAAAGGGTCTTGCTGACTTGTTCATCActcacgtctggaaactccatggatTGCCTGTCAAAACCATCTCAGATTGGGGAACTACcttcacaggaaaattctTGAGGGCATTATATCAGCGACTTGGGGTCAGACCAGCATTCTCCTCggcttaccacccagaatcagacggacaaacggaaagggTCAACCAGTTTATCGAGTTCTACTTGCGCTCATACGTGGCAGCCAACCATTCTGATTGGGCCGCGTGGCTACCATTGGCAGAATAcgcatacaataatgccaaacatgCAGCAACCGGGAAATCACCATTTGAGCTTGTCTATGGACAAAACCCAGTCATGAACCCGTCCAATGTACCAGCCAAcgttccagaagcagacgCGGTAGCAGATACACTAGCCCGAGAGTGGAAAGAAGCGGAATCAGCCCTCCGAATGAGTAAAGAACGTATGACCAGGAGTCAAGGAGTAATACCAGAGTTTTCAAtaggcaaaaaagtctggttgGATGGAAAGAACGTGGACCTTAGAACCAATTCAAATAAGCTGGACCCAAAACGCCTTGGTCCCTTCAAGGTCacagaaaaaatctccagccacgcctaccgcctggaactACCAGAAACTCtaaaaatccatgacgtGTTCTATGTTGGGCTACTATCAAAAAGCCACAAGTCACCCAGTCAGCCATTTCCAGAACGACCTCCCCCTgagacaatagaaggggaagaagaatacaaagtcgaacaaatcattgactctaaacgccaacggggaaaatggttctatttgataaaatggaaaggatacggtCCGGaggacaattcatgggaaccggaGGAGCTATTGGAAcatagccaagaagagatcaagcgcttcaaccaagcaagactcagaaaggcttgtgacgccgccaaaagcctttaa